From one Natrinema saccharevitans genomic stretch:
- a CDS encoding PhoU family transcriptional regulator: protein MLQELKAEEIVQKGYVVDDAALYDNSRRISKLFNDDADGAEIASDGETSDRGTEVLGLLDRLESVTTRQYDAARAAFLGESVEHSAKTLESLTNERYSAVLAELKSYTLTTDWPGNRVAADLSTIATNLEIVGDRACFIADVVDREGTGPNGIVGERMADIFASGTRINEYFSEILFDCELAVHRQLRDQEETVHRDLDELFELVTAYDPDMYGYLVTVTRALERAIYYWVDAAELAVQIHSGHQPDHTAI from the coding sequence TTGCTGCAGGAACTCAAAGCCGAAGAGATAGTCCAGAAAGGCTACGTCGTCGACGACGCAGCGCTGTACGACAATTCGAGACGCATCTCAAAATTGTTCAACGACGATGCCGACGGCGCGGAGATAGCATCGGACGGAGAGACCAGTGATCGTGGGACGGAAGTGCTGGGACTGCTCGACCGCCTGGAGTCAGTGACTACGCGCCAGTACGACGCCGCCCGCGCGGCATTTCTCGGCGAGAGCGTAGAGCACTCAGCAAAAACTCTGGAGTCGCTTACCAACGAGCGCTACTCGGCGGTCCTCGCGGAATTGAAGTCATACACGTTGACGACCGACTGGCCGGGCAACCGCGTTGCAGCGGACCTGTCAACCATCGCAACGAACCTCGAGATTGTCGGGGATCGAGCCTGCTTCATCGCCGATGTCGTCGACCGCGAGGGCACCGGTCCGAATGGGATCGTTGGCGAGCGCATGGCAGACATCTTCGCGTCGGGTACGCGGATCAACGAGTACTTCTCGGAAATCCTGTTCGACTGTGAACTCGCGGTCCACCGACAGCTCCGCGACCAGGAGGAGACCGTCCACCGAGACTTGGACGAACTGTTCGAGCTCGTGACGGCGTACGATCCGGACATGTACGGCTATCTGGTGACGGTTACACGGGCGCTCGAGCGAGCGATCTACTACTGGGTCGACGCCGCGGAACTGGCGGTGCAAATTCACTCCGGCCACCAGCCGGATCACACCGCAATCTAA
- a CDS encoding PadR family transcriptional regulator translates to MYDLTGFQRDVLYAIAGQDEPHGLAIKDELESYYETEIHHGRLYPNLDEVVDKGLVEKGKLDKRTNYYTITARGQRELEARREWEDQYVDGFDSSDE, encoded by the coding sequence ATGTACGATTTGACTGGCTTTCAGCGTGATGTCCTGTATGCAATCGCCGGCCAAGACGAGCCCCACGGGCTTGCGATCAAAGACGAACTCGAGAGCTACTACGAGACAGAGATTCATCACGGCCGGCTGTATCCAAACCTCGACGAGGTCGTCGACAAGGGTCTCGTCGAGAAAGGCAAACTCGACAAGCGAACGAACTACTACACGATCACTGCCCGTGGTCAGCGCGAACTCGAGGCCCGGCGCGAGTGGGAAGACCAGTACGTCGATGGATTCGACTCGAGCGACGAGTAG
- a CDS encoding DUF7475 family protein, with product MDAQNKSDSQMGSLTRLQWLAVVLVAITGVLHVFAGIIEGRVPVALAGVGYAGALVLFFLNYRRRLLYLIGVPYTAVQIPIWLVAKSEYGVVDYVDKAVQVVLIVVLVYLYLNTPAEPAKPTATPAD from the coding sequence ATGGACGCACAAAACAAATCGGATAGTCAGATGGGGTCGCTCACCCGACTCCAGTGGCTCGCAGTTGTGTTAGTCGCGATTACTGGCGTGCTACACGTGTTTGCTGGCATCATCGAGGGGCGGGTTCCCGTGGCACTAGCAGGCGTTGGTTATGCCGGCGCGCTTGTACTGTTTTTCCTTAACTACCGACGCCGTCTCCTCTACCTCATCGGCGTCCCGTATACGGCCGTTCAGATCCCGATTTGGCTCGTGGCCAAGTCGGAATACGGGGTGGTTGACTACGTCGACAAGGCGGTTCAGGTCGTCTTGATCGTCGTGTTAGTTTACCTCTATCTGAACACGCCAGCTGAACCAGCCAAACCCACGGCAACGCCAGCAGACTGA
- a CDS encoding DUF7342 family protein produces the protein MTEDKSNSESLMDRQTTGEDRVRMVARQLSEPRTANWIASEAGWSHEPTKRVLERLVDDGILHRDESGTHTTYYPDYRRQAMQEAMRLRDSGHTVEELTDRLADMKAQICDWKDKFDVESPNQLRGTLANETLDADEEDYRREIAREWEHLQRRIKIVGFAIREWDFLSPTTEPAEASS, from the coding sequence ATGACCGAAGATAAATCAAACTCCGAGAGCCTGATGGACCGTCAGACCACGGGTGAAGACCGTGTACGGATGGTCGCACGACAGTTGTCGGAGCCGCGGACGGCAAACTGGATCGCGTCTGAAGCGGGCTGGTCACACGAACCCACCAAGCGCGTCCTCGAGCGACTCGTCGACGACGGGATCCTTCACCGTGACGAGAGTGGCACTCATACCACGTACTATCCCGATTACCGTCGTCAGGCGATGCAAGAGGCAATGCGCCTTCGAGATAGCGGTCACACTGTCGAGGAGCTCACGGATCGGCTCGCCGACATGAAGGCACAAATCTGTGATTGGAAGGATAAGTTCGATGTCGAGTCGCCGAACCAGCTTCGTGGGACGCTCGCCAACGAGACCCTTGACGCTGACGAAGAAGACTATCGACGTGAGATCGCTCGTGAGTGGGAGCATCTCCAGCGCCGCATCAAAATCGTCGGGTTCGCCATCCGCGAGTGGGACTTCCTGTCCCCAACGACAGAGCCCGCTGAGGCCAGCAGCTAA
- a CDS encoding transposase: MSPATLQEQSSVETFFNVVETETLALFEHLSFEFLEEFDVFAPAETGRTRDHEPPEMMRGFLHCYYKDIYGIRPVERELQNAVVCLSCGFDRPPSRDAVDRFLTDLEHVVDEIFDHLVEQAARRGLLDLTYCIDSTDVRTMPADQDASKCYDPTAEEYYYGYGCTIVSTGQKIPIAAEFTESKQAPEETAMRVTRDALAVAKPIWMVGDSAYDTLDWHDHLLAAGVVPVAPYNARNTDDPKDIEYRVEDRITEHSKDVQLKQSTLDETYNRRTGVERTNNAVKDCGLGHVRARGRVHARAQVFLALCLRLVVAITNYERGDNPGSTVISV; encoded by the coding sequence ATGAGCCCAGCGACCCTGCAAGAGCAGTCTTCGGTAGAGACGTTCTTCAATGTCGTGGAGACAGAGACGCTAGCGTTGTTTGAGCATCTCTCCTTCGAGTTTCTCGAAGAGTTCGACGTGTTCGCCCCGGCGGAGACGGGGCGAACACGAGATCATGAGCCACCAGAGATGATGCGTGGCTTCCTCCATTGCTACTATAAAGACATCTACGGCATCCGCCCCGTTGAACGAGAACTTCAGAATGCAGTTGTCTGTCTCAGTTGTGGCTTCGATCGACCGCCGTCGAGAGACGCGGTCGATCGCTTTCTCACCGATCTCGAACACGTCGTTGACGAAATCTTCGACCACCTCGTCGAGCAGGCCGCCCGCCGCGGCCTGCTCGACTTGACCTACTGCATCGATTCAACTGACGTGAGAACGATGCCAGCCGATCAAGATGCGTCGAAATGCTACGATCCAACCGCCGAAGAATACTACTACGGCTACGGCTGCACGATCGTCTCGACCGGACAAAAGATCCCTATTGCCGCGGAATTCACCGAGAGCAAACAAGCACCAGAAGAGACGGCGATGCGCGTCACGCGTGACGCGCTCGCCGTCGCCAAGCCGATCTGGATGGTCGGTGATAGTGCCTACGACACGCTTGACTGGCACGACCACCTGCTGGCCGCAGGGGTCGTGCCAGTCGCTCCGTACAACGCACGAAACACTGACGACCCGAAAGATATCGAGTACAGGGTCGAAGACCGCATCACTGAGCACAGTAAGGACGTTCAGTTGAAGCAGTCGACGTTAGACGAGACGTACAACCGCCGCACAGGAGTCGAACGAACCAACAATGCAGTCAAAGACTGCGGCCTCGGGCACGTCCGAGCCCGAGGCCGCGTCCATGCACGAGCGCAGGTATTTCTTGCTCTATGTCTCCGTCTCGTCGTTGCGATCACCAACTATGAACGTGGAGACAACCCAGGAAGTACCGTGATCTCGGTGTGA
- a CDS encoding biosurfactant protein 1, producing the protein MTDRDSDFEELRPTGEASHIPDETPSEDDDGKPDRQRVATATAGYPGTPTETDTECRSCGAPIPADRTKCLFCLTNNLEDCSSKTNAPATEWTLLGVVHMLVESSTFYGAVAKGAAAATLLASNATEQAVDDCTIIYDFEDEPAAQLTDRWPVLPDAVRISSTDGEQLFAAAHDRTAWTDQSAVDSDHEPTTYLYDEGGTGIRDEQRLATLLDNAGDDAWLVPAIALQQTADEREPEHQDSCIPTKQRLECHQCGRTTDHRFSGHESVPDETWTGHAIGECQVCGTPRYGPCPE; encoded by the coding sequence ATGACTGACCGAGATTCTGACTTTGAGGAGCTTCGTCCGACCGGCGAAGCGTCGCATATCCCAGACGAGACACCCAGCGAAGATGATGACGGTAAGCCTGATCGACAGCGAGTTGCGACGGCGACGGCTGGGTATCCAGGCACTCCAACGGAAACAGACACCGAGTGTCGGTCCTGTGGCGCACCGATCCCAGCTGACCGGACCAAATGCCTGTTCTGTCTCACCAACAATCTCGAGGACTGCTCTTCTAAGACAAACGCACCAGCAACAGAGTGGACACTCCTCGGTGTCGTCCACATGCTTGTTGAGTCGTCGACGTTCTACGGCGCCGTCGCGAAAGGCGCGGCTGCTGCGACGCTCCTTGCCTCGAATGCGACCGAACAGGCTGTCGACGACTGCACGATCATCTACGATTTCGAGGACGAGCCTGCAGCCCAATTGACCGATCGGTGGCCTGTACTACCCGATGCAGTACGGATCTCATCCACTGACGGTGAGCAGCTTTTCGCAGCGGCCCATGATCGAACAGCGTGGACTGACCAATCAGCGGTGGATAGTGACCACGAACCCACAACGTATCTCTACGACGAAGGTGGAACTGGCATTCGCGACGAGCAGCGGCTTGCGACGTTGCTCGACAACGCCGGCGATGATGCGTGGTTAGTCCCCGCAATTGCTCTCCAGCAGACAGCTGACGAGCGTGAACCCGAGCATCAGGACAGTTGCATTCCGACCAAACAACGCCTCGAGTGCCACCAGTGCGGACGCACAACCGATCATCGATTCAGCGGTCATGAATCAGTTCCCGACGAAACCTGGACCGGCCACGCAATCGGGGAGTGCCAGGTCTGCGGGACGCCGCGCTATGGGCCGTGCCCAGAATGA
- a CDS encoding MFS transporter yields MYLFFLAQGLTFTQIAIVEAVYNLTTLLGEIPTGYIGDRVGRRNSLLIGTALISLTLLGIGLSSSFGALVALYVCWSTGYNFRSGSEDAWLYDTLTDDLSEDEFAHVRGRGESVSLAIGAGAAIIGGYLGSIDLSYPWFVAATVTAIGVFVLLTIDEPETYEQADTTDLSFRRTLSMIRRTVSQRNIRAFVLYYYVLYAAVTYLVFVFLQPIFETVVLDFGVSQTQVKSLLGWFYAAYSLFGAGLSYYTGAIRDRLGLRMWFLGLPFVVGGALVGMYFVPVLALPTFLLVRGLSDVTRSFASQYINDRIETMGRATVLSAMAMVSGLAVVPFQLGSGIISDIVTPLFALAVAGVILIISSTGILLWEAPIERGPS; encoded by the coding sequence ATGTATCTCTTCTTTCTTGCCCAAGGACTCACCTTCACGCAGATCGCCATTGTTGAAGCGGTATACAATCTGACGACGCTGCTGGGGGAGATTCCAACAGGCTATATCGGTGACCGTGTTGGTCGGCGCAACAGTCTCCTCATCGGAACCGCCCTCATTTCACTCACACTGCTCGGGATCGGGCTGTCCAGTTCCTTCGGGGCCCTTGTGGCCTTGTACGTGTGCTGGTCGACAGGTTACAACTTCCGTTCAGGAAGCGAAGATGCCTGGCTGTATGATACGCTCACGGATGACCTCTCGGAAGACGAATTCGCACACGTCCGTGGGCGGGGAGAGTCCGTTTCACTGGCGATTGGCGCAGGTGCGGCGATTATCGGTGGCTATCTCGGGAGTATTGACCTGTCATATCCGTGGTTCGTCGCTGCTACAGTGACGGCAATCGGTGTGTTCGTCCTCCTGACGATCGACGAACCTGAAACCTACGAACAAGCCGACACCACGGACCTGAGTTTTCGGCGGACACTCTCGATGATCCGTCGGACGGTCTCACAGCGTAACATACGGGCGTTCGTGCTGTATTACTATGTCCTCTATGCGGCGGTGACGTACCTCGTGTTCGTGTTTCTCCAGCCGATTTTCGAGACAGTCGTTCTCGACTTTGGTGTGTCGCAGACGCAGGTTAAATCCCTGCTTGGATGGTTCTACGCGGCGTATAGTCTCTTCGGCGCAGGGCTGAGCTACTACACTGGTGCGATTCGCGACCGTCTCGGACTGCGAATGTGGTTCCTAGGGCTGCCCTTCGTCGTCGGCGGAGCACTGGTGGGGATGTATTTTGTCCCGGTTCTTGCCTTGCCGACGTTCCTGCTGGTTCGCGGACTTTCTGATGTGACACGGTCGTTCGCTAGCCAGTACATCAACGACCGGATTGAGACGATGGGACGTGCGACTGTTCTCAGCGCGATGGCGATGGTCAGCGGACTCGCAGTTGTCCCCTTCCAACTCGGGAGTGGCATTATCTCTGACATCGTCACTCCATTGTTCGCTCTCGCAGTGGCCGGTGTCATCCTCATCATCAGCTCGACGGGGATCTTGCTCTGGGAGGCACCTATTGAACGAGGACCGAGTTAA
- a CDS encoding UPF0175 family protein — translation MATDRHNPHADHTEELATTIGLYVLGEISLGKAAERADVTRWEMKEILTEAGVEIRLGPQTMDDLEDEVETALDIE, via the coding sequence ATGGCAACTGATCGCCACAATCCCCATGCCGATCACACTGAGGAGCTCGCGACCACGATCGGGCTCTACGTGCTCGGTGAAATCTCCCTAGGGAAGGCTGCAGAGCGGGCTGATGTCACCCGCTGGGAGATGAAAGAGATTCTCACTGAGGCCGGTGTTGAGATTCGACTTGGCCCACAGACCATGGACGATCTTGAGGATGAGGTCGAGACAGCACTCGATATCGAATGA
- a CDS encoding low molecular weight phosphatase family protein, with protein MSTDSTTFAFVCVQNAGRSQMSTAFAERERERRDLEDSVEILTGGTHPAEHVHEEVVDVMGEEGFDLSERTPQEVSTAELESCDVVATMGCSTLELDAESVDIRDWALEDPDGQDMDQIREIRDDIEQRVVALFDEFHSDD; from the coding sequence ATGTCTACTGATTCGACGACGTTCGCGTTCGTGTGCGTACAGAACGCCGGCCGCAGCCAGATGTCGACAGCGTTCGCGGAACGAGAGCGAGAGCGGCGCGATCTCGAAGACAGCGTCGAGATCCTCACCGGAGGAACCCATCCAGCCGAGCACGTCCACGAGGAAGTCGTCGACGTGATGGGTGAGGAGGGATTCGATCTCTCCGAGCGGACGCCCCAGGAAGTCTCGACCGCCGAACTCGAATCGTGCGACGTCGTCGCGACCATGGGCTGTTCGACGCTCGAACTCGATGCGGAGTCGGTCGATATTCGCGACTGGGCACTCGAAGATCCCGATGGCCAAGACATGGACCAGATCCGGGAGATTCGAGACGATATCGAACAGCGCGTCGTCGCCCTGTTCGACGAGTTCCATTCCGACGACTGA
- a CDS encoding CopG family ribbon-helix-helix protein: MRTSFNIPDAVVEEFDQVWQDEGLANRSRAVREAMQEYIESYSQLEDLTDDVIALVAFDYRHHEVIGELHGVQHEYQDVILNTSHTHQGEWCLESLFCQGAGERVRELTYRLRDFDGVNRVKTMVIRDN; encoded by the coding sequence ATGCGAACGAGCTTCAATATCCCAGACGCAGTTGTCGAAGAGTTCGATCAGGTCTGGCAAGATGAAGGACTCGCCAATCGATCACGAGCGGTCCGTGAAGCGATGCAGGAGTACATCGAATCGTATTCACAACTCGAGGACTTGACGGATGATGTCATCGCACTCGTTGCCTTCGATTACCGGCATCACGAGGTAATCGGGGAACTCCACGGTGTCCAACACGAGTATCAAGACGTGATCCTCAATACCAGTCACACCCACCAGGGGGAGTGGTGTCTCGAGTCGCTGTTCTGTCAGGGTGCTGGCGAGCGGGTCCGAGAACTGACCTACCGCCTTCGTGATTTCGATGGCGTGAACCGGGTAAAAACCATGGTCATCAGAGATAACTGA
- a CDS encoding phosphate signaling complex PhoU family protein, which yields METRKVQLSGGTTYTISLPKSWAQEHGIDAGSALSLYPNGDGSLLVEAKADRSTETRSTTVDISTDSDNATRQWIHALHAVGFDTVTLVDRTGHSAERRKVVEDTVANLSGFELLEAGDTRIQLTNLIDAENVDIRKSTLRLRLVMLGMHRDAVSAVVTDDETLAQRVIDRDNEADKLFAMVTRHFRRALTNLHEVEKLEYTRDELFEYYYVSRQFERIADHAEKIARFTLDSDVTIPANFEDRIDLLASSSRHVINTAADVILADTGIEGAHTALTERDDLTDDLRELDRELYTHDDPAEAYVVGLLLDSIRRTAEYGANVAGIAIQQVARDCECLE from the coding sequence ATGGAAACACGCAAAGTCCAACTCTCCGGAGGGACGACGTACACCATTTCGCTTCCGAAATCGTGGGCACAGGAACACGGCATCGACGCCGGGTCGGCGCTCTCGTTGTATCCCAACGGCGACGGTTCGCTGCTGGTCGAGGCGAAGGCCGACCGGTCGACTGAGACGCGGTCGACGACCGTGGACATCTCGACCGACTCGGACAACGCTACCAGACAGTGGATTCACGCGCTTCACGCCGTCGGCTTCGATACGGTGACGTTGGTCGACAGGACGGGCCATTCCGCCGAGCGCCGTAAGGTTGTTGAGGACACGGTCGCGAACCTCTCCGGATTCGAGTTGCTGGAGGCTGGCGATACCAGAATTCAGCTGACGAACCTCATCGACGCCGAGAACGTCGACATACGAAAGTCGACACTGCGCCTCCGCCTCGTGATGCTCGGGATGCACCGTGACGCGGTGAGTGCCGTCGTGACTGACGACGAGACGCTGGCACAGCGCGTCATCGACCGCGATAACGAAGCCGACAAGTTGTTCGCGATGGTGACCCGTCACTTCCGACGGGCACTGACGAACCTCCACGAGGTCGAGAAACTCGAGTACACCCGGGACGAACTGTTCGAATATTACTACGTCAGCCGGCAGTTCGAGCGCATTGCCGATCACGCCGAGAAAATCGCTCGCTTCACCCTCGATTCTGATGTCACGATACCGGCGAATTTCGAGGATCGAATCGATTTGCTGGCCTCGAGTTCCAGGCATGTCATCAATACTGCCGCGGACGTGATCCTTGCCGACACCGGTATCGAGGGAGCACACACAGCACTTACCGAACGGGACGATCTCACAGACGACCTCAGGGAGTTGGACCGGGAACTCTACACGCACGACGACCCCGCAGAGGCGTACGTCGTCGGTCTCCTTCTCGACAGTATCCGTCGGACCGCCGAGTACGGGGCGAACGTCGCCGGTATCGCCATTCAGCAGGTCGCACGCGACTGCGAATGTCTCGAGTAA
- a CDS encoding helix-turn-helix domain-containing protein, giving the protein MSLPPWISEQLPENRRVNTKLTQRHVIETMHQSDRPFFSLQQIQQQIKPDVSKVTVRNRLDELEEHGIIATETLADSLTLYYINHPESEWPLSPEGKQALNRESAETGNPLYEFLHHPRVHLIFREEFLRSIAWAGLGLFGWAILISTSDQLPATVWTVVGLPILTWASLTVGMIGIRLTTGNDLQVQSTEGLHIISLGGVVLGGFWAVFLIFVLDWPPLLISALYLFVTVTYFVFYKRVILPQFDAPVEN; this is encoded by the coding sequence ATGTCACTCCCTCCATGGATCTCTGAGCAATTGCCGGAAAACAGGAGGGTGAATACGAAGCTCACGCAACGGCACGTCATTGAGACAATGCATCAGTCCGATCGGCCATTCTTTTCACTACAGCAGATTCAACAGCAGATCAAACCAGATGTCTCGAAGGTCACTGTCCGCAATCGGTTGGACGAACTGGAAGAACACGGGATTATCGCAACAGAAACGCTTGCCGACTCACTGACTCTGTATTACATCAACCATCCGGAATCAGAGTGGCCGCTCTCACCAGAAGGAAAGCAGGCACTGAACCGAGAGTCGGCCGAGACAGGGAACCCACTCTATGAATTCCTACATCATCCACGAGTCCATCTGATCTTCCGTGAAGAGTTCCTACGGAGTATTGCGTGGGCCGGACTCGGTTTATTCGGTTGGGCAATACTCATCAGCACATCCGATCAGTTGCCAGCAACCGTCTGGACGGTAGTCGGACTCCCGATTCTCACGTGGGCATCTCTTACAGTCGGAATGATTGGAATTCGGCTGACAACTGGCAACGACCTACAAGTTCAGTCTACAGAGGGACTGCATATCATTTCGCTTGGTGGTGTCGTGTTAGGTGGGTTTTGGGCCGTGTTTTTGATTTTTGTACTGGACTGGCCACCTCTGTTGATAAGTGCATTGTATCTTTTCGTCACGGTCACCTATTTTGTCTTTTACAAACGGGTGATCCTTCCCCAATTTGACGCACCCGTTGAAAATTAA
- a CDS encoding PadR family transcriptional regulator has product MDDLTGFQRDLLYVIAGADRPSGQDVKDEIEQYYSSEINHGRLYPNLDTVVNKDLVEKGQLDRRTNYYEIADEGEQAIEDRREWESQYID; this is encoded by the coding sequence ATGGACGACCTTACAGGATTCCAACGAGACCTGCTGTACGTGATCGCGGGCGCCGACCGCCCATCCGGACAGGATGTTAAAGACGAGATCGAGCAGTACTACAGTTCAGAGATCAATCATGGTCGGCTGTATCCCAATCTCGATACGGTTGTGAATAAGGACCTTGTCGAGAAAGGACAACTCGACAGACGCACAAACTATTATGAGATTGCAGACGAGGGGGAGCAAGCGATCGAGGATCGCCGTGAGTGGGAATCACAATACATCGACTAA
- a CDS encoding aminotransferase class V-fold PLP-dependent enzyme, with protein sequence MDLDGFRATLPAANEATYLNTGSSSPSSVAVVESMQAFLEQHGYESPTAEGMYQPVYEAFEETRRDVADFLNAHPEEIALTQSTGDGASRIANAIQWESGDRVVRTDLEHPTAVVPWNALEREHDLNLDVLETDAGHVDLDRLKDAVDGARLVCVSSISRKYGRRLPISDITDIAHDAGAEVLVDAVQSVGQVPVDVTEWGADYVAAASHKWLVGPWGAGFLYVDSDVVPQLRPRHVSYRGVDRESPTLDPHPDARRLEIGTTSAAPYVGLGTALERTTSVGVSTIERRIESLTGHLKDELPAEALLSPQSFESGLVAIADDAPERTVERLARHDIQVKPISDPDVIRLSIHGFNTESDIRRFLSVYRDIS encoded by the coding sequence ATGGACCTAGACGGCTTCAGAGCGACTCTCCCAGCAGCGAACGAGGCAACGTACCTGAATACGGGTTCGAGTAGCCCGAGCAGCGTTGCCGTCGTCGAATCGATGCAGGCGTTCCTCGAACAGCACGGATACGAGTCACCGACTGCGGAGGGCATGTATCAACCGGTCTACGAGGCTTTCGAGGAAACACGGCGAGACGTCGCGGACTTCCTGAACGCTCACCCGGAAGAGATCGCCCTCACGCAGAGTACCGGCGATGGGGCGAGCCGTATTGCAAACGCGATCCAGTGGGAGAGCGGTGACAGGGTCGTCCGAACTGACCTCGAACACCCCACTGCCGTCGTTCCCTGGAACGCCCTCGAACGCGAGCACGACCTGAACCTGGACGTCCTCGAAACGGACGCTGGTCACGTCGATTTGGATCGGCTGAAAGACGCCGTCGACGGCGCGCGGTTGGTCTGTGTGAGCTCGATCTCACGAAAATACGGGCGGCGACTGCCGATTAGCGACATTACTGACATTGCCCACGATGCGGGGGCAGAGGTCCTCGTCGACGCCGTTCAGTCGGTCGGGCAGGTGCCTGTCGACGTGACCGAATGGGGGGCGGACTACGTCGCTGCGGCGAGTCACAAGTGGCTCGTCGGTCCCTGGGGAGCGGGCTTTCTGTACGTCGATTCGGACGTCGTTCCACAGTTACGTCCACGCCACGTGAGCTACCGAGGCGTCGACAGGGAGTCGCCGACGCTCGACCCCCATCCCGACGCTCGCCGTCTCGAAATCGGGACGACATCGGCGGCCCCCTACGTCGGACTCGGGACGGCACTCGAACGAACGACGTCAGTCGGTGTCTCGACGATCGAACGCCGAATCGAGTCGCTGACTGGGCACCTGAAAGACGAACTTCCGGCGGAGGCACTCCTGTCGCCGCAGTCGTTCGAATCGGGCCTCGTCGCTATCGCCGACGACGCGCCAGAACGCACCGTCGAACGCCTGGCAAGGCACGATATCCAGGTGAAACCGATCAGCGATCCGGACGTTATCCGTCTCTCGATCCACGGATTCAACACCGAATCGGACATCCGGCGCTTTCTCTCGGTGTACAGGGACATCTCGTGA
- a CDS encoding DUF7563 family protein — MPECDCCGSQVTENYYRVFAVDGDLPACIHCTSNREAREAGLRQQ, encoded by the coding sequence ATGCCAGAATGTGATTGCTGTGGCTCTCAGGTCACCGAGAACTACTACCGGGTTTTCGCCGTTGATGGTGATCTGCCAGCGTGTATCCATTGTACCAGCAACCGTGAAGCTCGAGAAGCAGGACTTCGCCAGCAATAG
- a CDS encoding DNA-binding protein — MSSNNSSSKVVTVDEQALKQTDEQAVDEDCFPVVDETPEFEATVEQEVQAKVDANHPDGIVDTSDDRIHGATLEQQERIRAREDELERISAQAEIGTQEGREKRTRTIAANQNKARRVEFQKRAASVDPMADPERADPRTELSREQLAAVNKQSMRLAKELDGWSRAAISRRLSEAVVGGQDLTSAVVNVFEELQTAPGHVIPIVKLEEVSRKEASIEGRVETLWDPSHPSIAQVGLIADDSGQTRVTIWKSSDAPWIEEGEQVRIHKAARNWHEGRVSLAVTGWSTIHFPGRGRWWE, encoded by the coding sequence ATGTCTAGTAATAACTCGAGTAGCAAGGTCGTTACGGTCGATGAACAGGCACTCAAACAGACGGACGAGCAGGCGGTCGATGAAGACTGTTTCCCGGTCGTCGACGAAACGCCGGAATTCGAGGCAACGGTCGAACAAGAGGTCCAAGCAAAGGTGGATGCGAACCACCCAGACGGAATCGTCGATACGAGCGACGACCGGATACACGGAGCCACCCTCGAACAACAAGAGCGCATTCGGGCACGAGAGGATGAGCTCGAGCGGATCAGTGCCCAGGCCGAGATAGGAACGCAAGAAGGTCGAGAGAAGCGGACGCGAACGATCGCTGCGAACCAGAACAAAGCGCGGCGTGTGGAATTCCAGAAACGGGCGGCGAGCGTGGACCCAATGGCGGACCCGGAGCGGGCGGATCCTCGTACAGAGCTCTCTCGAGAGCAGTTGGCGGCCGTGAACAAACAGTCGATGCGACTCGCGAAGGAGTTGGATGGCTGGTCTCGAGCAGCGATCAGCCGGCGGTTAAGTGAGGCCGTCGTCGGTGGTCAGGACTTGACGAGTGCAGTCGTCAACGTGTTCGAGGAGTTGCAGACGGCGCCCGGACACGTTATCCCCATTGTAAAACTCGAGGAGGTCTCTCGGAAGGAGGCGAGCATCGAAGGGCGTGTCGAAACCCTGTGGGATCCCTCACATCCGAGCATCGCGCAGGTTGGTCTCATCGCAGACGATAGTGGCCAGACACGCGTGACGATCTGGAAGTCCTCAGACGCGCCGTGGATCGAGGAAGGTGAGCAAGTGCGCATTCACAAGGCTGCCCGGAACTGGCACGAAGGTCGTGTTTCACTGGCCGTGACCGGGTGGTCGACGATCCACTTCCCCGGGCGCGGCCGCTGGTGGGAATAG